DNA from Solanum stenotomum isolate F172 chromosome 3, ASM1918654v1, whole genome shotgun sequence:
AGATAAAATTCTCCCCTGCCCTCGTTGCAATAGTATGGATACGAAATTCTGTTACTACAATAATTACAACGTCAATCAGCCTCGTCATTTCTGCAAGAGTTGCCAGAGATATTGGACTGCTGGGGGTACCATGAGGAATGTGCCTGTGGGAGCTGGTCGTCGCAAGAATAAGAACTCTGCATCGCATTGTCGTCACATCATGATCTCTGAAGCCCTTGAAGCTGCAAGAATTGATCCTCCGACCGGATTTCATCATCCAGCGTTCAAACCCAATGGAACTGTCCTATCGTTTGGTCCTGACTTGCCACTGTGTGACTCTATGGCCTCTGTTTTGAATCTTGCCGAGAATAAGACACCAAATGGGATCCAAAATGGTTTTTACAGACGAGAACACAAGAATCCTTCTGGCATAGGTGGAGAAAATGGGGATGACTGCTCTGGTGGATCCTCAGTCACCACTTCAAATTCAATGGCGGAAGGGGTTAAAAACCGCCCCCCTGAGGCAGTTATGCAAACTATAAATGCCTTCCCATCTCCAGTTCCTTGCCTCCCAGGAGTACCTTGGCCTATTCCATACGCTGCTGTTCCTTTCCCTGCCATTACCCCTGCTGGATATCCTATGCCATTCTGCCCTCCACCTTATTGGAATTGCAATGTGCCTGGTCCATGGAGTCTTCCTTGGTTAACTCCATCATCGCCAACAGCAAACCAAAAAGGATCAAGCTCTGCTCCTAATTCGCCTTTAGGGAAGCACTCAAGGGACGGTGAATTGCTTAAACCAAACAATCCCGAGGGTCAAAAGAACTCAGAGGGGTCTGTTTTAGTACCAAAAACATTGCGGATAGATGATCCTGATGAAGCTGCAAAGAGTTCTATATGGTCCACACTGGGAATCAAGTACGACTCCGTTAGCAGGGGAGGGCTTTTCAAGGCCTTGCAACCGAAAAGCAGTGAAAAGGATCACCCTGCCACTACATCCCCGGCTTTGCAGGCTAATCCTGCAGCCTTCTCTAGGTCCCTCAGCTTCCAGGAGAGAGTCTAAAGTGAGCAATTGTCTCCTTCAGCTCTGAGGTACATAGTTGTTAACCAACTTATCTTCCGGAAGATGGATGTTGGTCTGAGAATCTTAAGATGCTTCAAGTGCTCCAACTGAAACTGGGAAAGCTATTGGTCAAATTAGTGTTTATCCTTCCCTTGTAACATATTTTTGCTTGGTCAGTGTGTGTTTTCCATGTACATAAACTTTATACAGCTGACAGTAGAAAGTGGAAGAGAGAAACGTTTAGATGTATATCATGTACCCGTCAAAGTTTTAGTCTGGAAGGCGGCTTAgcttctttttccatttttactgGTGGTTTGAATAATAGTTGAGCCTTCTTTTCAGATTTTATGTTCAAAGTTTGAAATCTTCTTCATCATTACATAGATGTGCCTCTTCTTCATTATGTTTAGTAGCAGGAATGGGCTGGCTCTCTAAAGTtcactccaaaaaaaaaaagttatgctcatcATAACTGCAGAAATGTGTTAAAATAATCCcaaataaaaacacaatttaGCTAACACAGAGTCTTGGAGTGTAAGGGAGTTCAATTATGCCTAAAGTCTTCTCTTTCATGTAGATAATTATGATCCTCTGAGGATTTTAGAAAAAGCCAAGTAGTAATACCTTTTATTTACAAACCAAGTCTAAAATAAAAAGGGGCAGTGGAAGGGAAAATGAAGTTGGGATTATAATGTGAGGGAATCG
Protein-coding regions in this window:
- the LOC125857619 gene encoding cyclic dof factor 1-like; translation: MRQVKEPEIKLFGKKIVLPENGKILPVIVTSEDSDVGKSVSASEVVTADESSTGSDRGPCLVDKEGNSSEQDESDDGSEYEKEETDKDRMTRELSEAKLEEKDQNLMMEESDNLKSPSENKTKTHTVDDDSPRVKSSKTEDDQNDASNSQQKTLKKPDKILPCPRCNSMDTKFCYYNNYNVNQPRHFCKSCQRYWTAGGTMRNVPVGAGRRKNKNSASHCRHIMISEALEAARIDPPTGFHHPAFKPNGTVLSFGPDLPLCDSMASVLNLAENKTPNGIQNGFYRREHKNPSGIGGENGDDCSGGSSVTTSNSMAEGVKNRPPEAVMQTINAFPSPVPCLPGVPWPIPYAAVPFPAITPAGYPMPFCPPPYWNCNVPGPWSLPWLTPSSPTANQKGSSSAPNSPLGKHSRDGELLKPNNPEGQKNSEGSVLVPKTLRIDDPDEAAKSSIWSTLGIKYDSVSRGGLFKALQPKSSEKDHPATTSPALQANPAAFSRSLSFQERV